In Parabacteroides timonensis, the genomic stretch GAGCTGCCAGTGATAATAACAGGACACCCAGCGCGAGAAACAGGAAGTTGACCGGTGTAAAGGCAAATCCATAGGTGTACATATTCTTTTGCGCATCTTTCAGGCTTTTGCAGGATAGGTTCTTTTGCATCATATCCTGATCCAGTCCGGTCATTACGATGGTGATAAAGATACCACTGAAGAACTGCTTAACGAAATGTTGCGTGCTGTGCCAGTCATCAAATTCAAAAATACGGAAATGAGGATTGGCTACCAGTGTTTGTACCATGCCATTCATATCCAGTTCCATCGCATCTTTCACCTTCCAGATGATAACGATCAGCATGGCAATCAGGCAAAGGGCCTGGAGCGTATCGGTCCAGATAATAGTTTTAATGCCACTGCGATAAGTGTAGAGCCAGACAAGGAATATACTTATCACAACAGTTACCCAGAAAGGTATGTTCCAGGTACTGAATACATAATGTTGCAAAATAAGGACAACCAGATAAAGCCTTGCCGCTGCTCCCACGATCTTGGATAGAAGGAAAAAAGAGGCCCCTGTCTTATAACTCCGTCGTCCGATACGGTCGCCCAGATAGGCGTAGATGGAAGTCAGTTGCAGTTTATAGTAAAGCGGCAGAAGAACTTTGGCAATCAATATATATCCGAAGAAAAATCCCAGAACCGTCTGCATATAAGTCATATCTATACTACGCACCATTCCAGGAACAGAAACAAAAGTTACTCCCGAAAGCGATGTCCCGATCATTCCGATAGAAACTATGTACCAAGGGGATTTACGGTTACCAAGAAAAAAAGCATCATTGCTGGTGCTCTTTCTTCCTGTGATCCATGCGATGAGTAATAGGATACCAAAATAAATAGCAATGATCGAGAGAATTATATAGCTGTTCATTTATCGGGACTTATTAAGTAGAGCAGGAGGGCATCCCCCTGTCAAATGTTCGGAGACAAAGATAGCTATTTTTATATAAATGTAAGCTCTTTATCCGGATTCTCCTGGTTGGAGTCAGGTTCATTTTATCGGCATAATAACCCTTTTCGTGGGGAAATTACACCCGTTAATCTATTTTGTTTGCCACCTTGTAGCTTTGTTTGTTCCTTTGTAACCGTTAGAGCTCGTGAGAGTCAAGACAAACCGGCTACAACTCGTAGCCGATAAGATAGGTAAACACAAAAAAAAAGGCCGCTATCGTGAGATCAGCGGCCTTTTTAGTATATCAGTTTAATATCTTTTTTCTATCTGTGATCCTCGGAAGTAATGTGCCAATATTTCCGTATAAGAATATCCTTGTGCTCCCATTACCGCAGCTCCGATCTGGCAAAGCCCCACTCCATGACCCCATCCGGCCCCTGTTAATACAAAACGTTGAGGGATGTTGATACGGATATCTTCTTTGTCTATCACGAATGCCGAACTGTAAAGATGCGTTTCTGATAATGTACGCCGTATCTCCAGTTCCTTACCGATCGTATATATCCGGCGTGTTCCTATAATTTTCAGTTTCTCTATCCGACCGGAAGTTCCCCTTTCCTGTGGGATAAGGTCTTGTATCTCGCCGAAATCGATACCGCTTTTACGGTGGATCAGTTCGGCCAACTCAGTTTGAGTATAAGATATTTGCCAACGGTAGAAATTGGTTGTTTCCTGGTCGTAGTTATTTAACACCTGGCTTAGTATCTCTTTGTCAGTTGTGTTACAGAATGCTTCCGGTGAAT encodes the following:
- a CDS encoding sodium:solute symporter is translated as MNSYIILSIIAIYFGILLLIAWITGRKSTSNDAFFLGNRKSPWYIVSIGMIGTSLSGVTFVSVPGMVRSIDMTYMQTVLGFFFGYILIAKVLLPLYYKLQLTSIYAYLGDRIGRRSYKTGASFFLLSKIVGAAARLYLVVLILQHYVFSTWNIPFWVTVVISIFLVWLYTYRSGIKTIIWTDTLQALCLIAMLIVIIWKVKDAMELDMNGMVQTLVANPHFRIFEFDDWHSTQHFVKQFFSGIFITIVMTGLDQDMMQKNLSCKSLKDAQKNMYTYGFAFTPVNFLFLALGVLLLSLAAQKNIALPALNDDILPMFCTSGILGHSILIFFTIGIIAAAFSSADSALTALTTSFCVDILGVEKEEAHKAKRTRLMTHLLISVLFAIIILIFKAVNSRSVIDAIYMIASYTYGPLLGLFVFGLFTKKQPRDKYVPYICILSPLICFAMDYLVKQQTGYTFGYEMLMVNGAITFFGLWAASVKYKSTKD